Proteins encoded by one window of Candidatus Nomurabacteria bacterium:
- the atpG gene encoding ATP synthase F1 subunit gamma, with the protein MAVGKEIKRRIKSIRNTKKITKAMELVAASKMKKAVNQTLQSRHYAKYSQEVLARVADSIKNSTHPYLVEKKGKKELAIVITSNRGLCGAYNTQVFRLVMEFIKHHAGESYAFITIGKKGEAALRRLGQNVIATFPDLPDAPRLADVLPIANLAIAEFEKEGYDHVHVLYTDYVSALSQVPKNVQLLPVSKSEIADATLALDGGIKSQGEYIFEPNSESLIIDLIEDLSRMHIYQMLLESIASEQSSRMIAMKNASDAAGEIIDELTLVFNKARQASITQEISEISAGMASVS; encoded by the coding sequence ATGGCTGTCGGAAAGGAAATAAAAAGAAGGATTAAGTCAATCCGTAATACCAAGAAGATCACCAAGGCCATGGAGCTTGTGGCTGCTTCGAAGATGAAGAAAGCAGTGAATCAGACATTGCAGTCACGCCATTATGCGAAGTATTCCCAAGAAGTCTTGGCGCGCGTAGCGGACTCGATCAAGAACTCGACGCATCCATACCTTGTCGAGAAGAAGGGAAAAAAGGAGCTTGCTATCGTCATTACGTCGAATCGAGGGCTTTGTGGTGCATACAACACTCAAGTTTTTCGTCTCGTCATGGAATTCATCAAGCATCACGCAGGTGAGTCATATGCATTCATCACAATCGGCAAGAAAGGTGAGGCCGCACTAAGGCGCCTTGGACAAAATGTCATTGCAACATTTCCAGATCTGCCAGATGCACCAAGACTTGCAGACGTGCTGCCAATAGCAAACCTTGCAATTGCAGAATTCGAAAAAGAAGGCTACGACCATGTGCATGTGCTCTATACAGATTATGTCTCAGCACTTTCGCAAGTACCAAAGAATGTGCAACTCCTACCTGTATCAAAAAGTGAAATCGCTGATGCTACACTTGCGCTCGATGGTGGGATAAAAAGCCAAGGAGAATATATCTTTGAGCCCAATAGTGAATCATTGATTATAGATCTGATCGAAGACTTGTCTCGCATGCACATATACCAAATGCTTCTCGAATCTATTGCATCTGAGCAATCTTCGCGTATGATAGCCATGAAGAATGCGAGTGATGCAGCAGGGGAGATTATTGATGAATTGACACTAGTATTCAACAAGGCCCGCCAAGCATCAATTACCCAAGAAATATCAGAAATCAGTGCCGGTATGGCAAGTGTGAGTTAA
- a CDS encoding F0F1 ATP synthase subunit alpha has protein sequence MSSNFVVENLRKEIENLKLTEGGEKVGIVAEVFDGIARITGLRDIKASEMVTFPAGQIGVALNLEEDFVGVIILGNYESIKEGDEVKATGRILDIPVGEAFIGRVVDALGQPIDGRGAIANSKTYPIEKVAPGVITRESVTQPVQTGIKSIDALIPIGRGQRELIIGDRQTGKTAIAIDTILNQKGQDMICVYVAIGQKDSKLRKIETRLREAGAMDYTIMVSASASAPAAMQYIAPYSGVALAEFFLDQGKDVLIIYDDLSKHAVAYREISLLLRRPPGREAYPGDVFYLHSRLLERACRLNKDFGGGSITALPIIETQAGDISAYIPTNVISITDGQIFLETDLFYKGIRPAVNVGFSVSRVGSAAQIKAMKKVSGTLKLDLAQFRELEAFSQFGSDLDEATKATIERGRRATELLKQLQYSPMKVEHQVIVLYALTKGYLDTVPMSKIKEFEEGLIDYVESNAKQFLDEVKKDGMWSESGEVLLKKVIGEHKTTFN, from the coding sequence ATGTCATCAAACTTTGTTGTCGAAAATTTAAGAAAAGAAATTGAAAATCTCAAGCTCACTGAAGGGGGAGAGAAGGTCGGCATTGTTGCAGAAGTTTTCGACGGCATTGCTCGTATCACAGGACTTCGTGATATCAAGGCATCAGAAATGGTGACATTTCCAGCTGGGCAGATTGGAGTTGCACTTAACCTCGAAGAAGATTTTGTTGGAGTGATCATTCTTGGTAATTATGAAAGTATCAAAGAAGGCGATGAAGTGAAGGCTACTGGTCGTATCCTTGATATTCCAGTAGGTGAAGCATTCATCGGACGTGTCGTAGATGCACTCGGCCAGCCTATTGATGGACGTGGCGCAATCGCAAACTCCAAGACCTATCCGATCGAGAAAGTAGCACCGGGCGTCATAACTCGCGAATCAGTGACACAGCCTGTGCAAACCGGTATCAAGTCTATCGATGCACTTATCCCTATCGGTCGCGGTCAGCGTGAGCTCATCATTGGCGATCGTCAGACCGGTAAGACTGCTATTGCTATTGATACGATTCTCAACCAAAAAGGCCAAGACATGATCTGTGTATATGTGGCGATCGGTCAAAAAGATTCAAAACTCAGGAAAATCGAAACACGACTTCGTGAAGCAGGAGCTATGGACTATACGATTATGGTATCGGCGAGTGCATCAGCACCTGCAGCTATGCAATATATCGCACCGTATTCAGGGGTCGCACTTGCGGAATTCTTCCTCGATCAAGGCAAAGATGTCTTAATCATTTACGATGATCTTTCAAAGCATGCTGTTGCATATCGTGAAATCTCACTCCTCCTTCGTCGTCCACCAGGCCGTGAGGCATATCCTGGAGATGTCTTCTATTTACACTCAAGATTACTTGAGCGTGCCTGCAGGCTCAATAAAGACTTTGGTGGTGGATCGATCACAGCGTTACCAATTATCGAAACACAAGCTGGTGATATTTCAGCGTACATTCCAACGAACGTGATCTCTATTACTGACGGACAAATATTCCTTGAGACTGATCTGTTCTACAAAGGTATTCGTCCAGCGGTGAACGTTGGTTTCTCAGTATCTCGTGTGGGTAGTGCTGCTCAGATCAAAGCTATGAAAAAGGTCTCAGGAACACTTAAGCTTGATCTAGCACAGTTCCGAGAACTCGAAGCATTCTCACAATTCGGCTCAGATCTCGATGAAGCTACCAAAGCCACGATCGAACGCGGTCGCAGAGCTACAGAGCTTTTGAAGCAGCTTCAGTATTCTCCAATGAAGGTTGAACATCAAGTCATCGTCCTCTATGCACTGACGAAAGGATATTTGGATACTGTGCCAATGTCCAAGATCAAAGAATTCGAAGAAGGGCTTATCGACTACGTAGAATCAAATGCAAAGCAATTCTTAGATGAAGTGAAGAAGGATGGTATGTGGAGTGAAAGTGGGGAAGTATTGCTTAAGAAAGTAATTGGAGAACATAAAACAACGTTTAACTAA
- the atpH gene encoding ATP synthase F1 subunit delta → MTKRIKTTDLAETLLQTTEGKTHAEIEKVIHAFAKLLIKSGQAGNLNRIIERYEELYAKKHNILNISISTVTELENDDRENLEQELKKKYKVDKVAINEIIDQKNIGGMKIKIGDIVYDYTLAGRLEQLQALFTK, encoded by the coding sequence ATGACGAAACGTATTAAGACAACTGATCTGGCAGAGACTTTGCTTCAAACAACTGAAGGTAAGACGCATGCAGAAATAGAGAAAGTAATCCATGCTTTTGCAAAGCTTTTAATAAAAAGTGGTCAAGCAGGGAATTTGAATAGGATTATTGAGCGATATGAAGAGCTTTATGCAAAGAAACATAATATTTTAAACATTAGTATCTCTACAGTTACAGAATTAGAAAATGATGACAGAGAAAACCTCGAACAAGAACTCAAGAAAAAATATAAAGTAGATAAAGTTGCCATCAATGAAATAATCGATCAGAAAAACATTGGTGGTATGAAAATCAAGATCGGAGATATAGTGTATGACTACACACTAGCTGGTAGACTGGAACAGTTACAAGCCCTGTTTACTAAATGA
- the atpF gene encoding F0F1 ATP synthase subunit B: protein MDSLISTFHIDWKIMLAQAINFGIVFLALWYFAIKPIRKLMDERSHKIAEGLAQGQENAILLANTQKAYDEALAQARREGADILTDAKRNADQKRAELLKVAEADVEALMKNGKASLEAEKQKMLDDAKKELGNLVISATEKVLTGTMTPKIDAALVDNAVKELK, encoded by the coding sequence ATGGACTCTCTTATTTCTACATTTCACATAGACTGGAAAATTATGCTCGCACAGGCGATTAATTTCGGCATTGTGTTTCTTGCGCTTTGGTATTTTGCTATCAAGCCAATCAGAAAGCTTATGGATGAACGGTCTCATAAAATTGCAGAAGGTTTAGCACAAGGTCAGGAAAATGCAATACTTCTAGCAAACACACAGAAAGCCTATGACGAAGCGTTAGCTCAAGCTCGCAGAGAAGGTGCAGATATACTAACTGATGCAAAGAGAAATGCAGATCAGAAGCGTGCTGAACTACTCAAAGTTGCTGAAGCTGACGTAGAAGCACTCATGAAAAATGGTAAAGCAAGTCTCGAAGCTGAGAAGCAGAAAATGCTTGATGATGCAAAGAAAGAGCTTGGGAATTTAGTAATTTCTGCAACAGAGAAAGTTTTGACTGGTACAATGACACCAAAGATTGATGCAGCATTAGTCGATAATGCAGTAAAAGAATTAAAGTAA
- the atpE gene encoding ATP synthase F0 subunit C, which produces MENTAVDLIPLAKAIAIGLGAIGPGLGIGMIGSRAMEAIGRNPEAANKVLVPMLIASAFAEAIAIYALVIAFSLK; this is translated from the coding sequence ATGGAAAACACAGCTGTGGATCTTATCCCACTCGCAAAAGCTATCGCTATTGGTCTCGGTGCTATTGGTCCTGGACTTGGTATTGGTATGATTGGTTCTCGTGCTATGGAAGCGATCGGTCGCAATCCTGAAGCAGCCAACAAAGTGCTCGTCCCGATGCTTATTGCATCAGCATTCGCAGAAGCTATTGCTATTTATGCGCTCGTTATCGCGTTCTCGCTCAAGTAG
- the atpB gene encoding F0F1 ATP synthase subunit A has protein sequence MHNENEILDNETELHTTDTSHEIVHEVTIYAEPIGHIGNFTITNALLTSWIAVGIIVILAIAVRFSIKKVPSKLQTLFEVIIEQTLDLTDQITGNRAKSLKIFPIALAVFFFILINNWLGILPLGAFGLVAEHGGESAFLPFLRSGTADINTTLALAVMAVLGSNLFGILSIGAWKTFNKYVNLKAFGKVFTDVRKDPSILMVAPVMFFVGVLELVGEAAKVASLSFRLFGNVFAGEVLLASMAALLAYVLPIPFIGLEIFVGLIQALIFSMLTLVYFSIASEDHDEAHAEKH, from the coding sequence ATGCATAACGAAAACGAAATTTTAGATAACGAAACCGAGCTACATACTACGGATACTTCACACGAAATTGTTCATGAGGTGACGATATATGCCGAGCCGATCGGGCATATTGGTAACTTCACAATAACAAACGCACTTCTTACGAGTTGGATCGCGGTAGGTATTATTGTGATCTTGGCTATTGCCGTGAGGTTTAGCATTAAAAAGGTGCCAAGTAAACTTCAGACATTGTTTGAAGTAATTATAGAGCAGACTCTTGATCTTACTGATCAAATCACTGGCAATCGTGCAAAATCGCTCAAAATTTTCCCTATTGCACTCGCAGTATTTTTCTTTATCCTCATCAACAACTGGTTAGGTATATTGCCACTTGGCGCTTTTGGTTTAGTTGCCGAGCATGGTGGTGAAAGTGCCTTCTTGCCATTTTTACGTAGCGGAACAGCAGATATTAATACGACACTTGCACTTGCAGTAATGGCAGTGCTTGGCTCTAATCTGTTTGGCATTCTCTCAATTGGCGCCTGGAAAACATTCAATAAATATGTTAATCTGAAGGCGTTTGGCAAAGTTTTTACCGACGTTCGCAAAGATCCAAGTATTCTTATGGTTGCACCAGTCATGTTCTTTGTTGGCGTTCTTGAGCTTGTTGGTGAAGCCGCAAAAGTCGCATCACTTTCGTTTCGTCTTTTTGGTAATGTCTTTGCTGGAGAAGTGCTCTTAGCTTCGATGGCAGCGCTCCTCGCATATGTCTTGCCGATTCCATTTATTGGTCTTGAAATTTTTGTTGGACTTATCCAAGCACTCATTTTTTCAATGCTTACGTTGGTCTATTTCTCTATTGCATCAGAGGATCATGATGAAGCTCATGCAGAAAAACATTAA
- a CDS encoding AtpZ/AtpI family protein encodes MDKKQKPWWYDSLVIFGRVSTWVAIPIVVALFVGKYLDRTFGTEPWIFLGLTGLAFFISIFGILKVIKKYLQTLKDNDNQTHA; translated from the coding sequence ATGGATAAAAAACAAAAACCATGGTGGTATGACTCACTCGTTATATTTGGGCGAGTAAGCACGTGGGTCGCTATCCCAATTGTTGTTGCTTTATTCGTTGGGAAATATCTAGATCGAACTTTTGGCACAGAACCATGGATATTTCTCGGGCTTACTGGATTGGCGTTTTTCATCTCTATTTTCGGTATTCTCAAGGTAATAAAAAAGTATTTGCAAACTCTTAAAGACAACGACAATCAAACACATGCATAA
- a CDS encoding RNA-binding protein, translating into MAKKLYVGGLPYSTSDAELKSHFEQAGTVESATIIMDKMSGRSKGFGFVEMASDEEAAKAIEMFNGQDFGGRNLTVNEARPMEDRPARSGNGGGYGGGSRGGQGGGYGGGASRGRRDY; encoded by the coding sequence ATGGCAAAGAAGTTGTACGTTGGTGGCTTACCATACAGCACTAGTGATGCAGAACTCAAATCACATTTTGAGCAAGCAGGTACTGTAGAATCAGCAACGATTATCATGGATAAAATGTCAGGCCGATCAAAAGGCTTTGGCTTCGTTGAAATGGCCTCTGACGAGGAAGCAGCGAAGGCTATTGAAATGTTCAATGGCCAAGACTTTGGCGGAAGAAATCTTACCGTCAATGAAGCTCGCCCAATGGAAGATCGCCCAGCTCGCTCTGGAAACGGAGGTGGTTACGGTGGTGGAAGTCGTGGTGGGCAAGGTGGTGGTTACGGTGGTGGCGCTAGTCGCGGCCGACGGGATTACTAA
- a CDS encoding PCRF domain-containing protein, which produces MELNREELKKDHRTSFLIENLERLERQESELSAMLSADPTLKDLVDEDMKTLQVEKDAVNIQLESILKADEVEEEFPREVILEIRAGAGGDEASLFAYELAEMYSRYAAKMGWSWKINYESQSEAGGYKEASFEINGTDAYRMLRYETGVHRVQRVPGTEKNGRIHTSTASVAVLPIRKKTKIEINPVDLDMEYSRSGGAGGQNVNKVETAVRLIHKPTGIDVRSTSERSQLKNREKAMSILIAKLQQLKDEEEAKTYSSERKNQIGTGDRSEKIRTYNFPQDRVTDHRIKQSWSNIPGIMLGNMDKIVAALESGTVGTDEE; this is translated from the coding sequence ATGGAATTAAATAGAGAAGAATTAAAAAAAGATCACCGAACAAGTTTCCTCATAGAAAACTTGGAGCGTTTGGAGCGCCAGGAGAGCGAATTATCAGCCATGTTAAGTGCAGATCCGACGCTTAAAGATTTGGTAGATGAAGACATGAAAACATTGCAAGTAGAAAAAGATGCCGTCAATATACAACTCGAAAGCATTCTCAAAGCTGATGAAGTTGAAGAGGAATTTCCTCGGGAAGTCATTCTCGAAATTCGCGCTGGTGCCGGCGGTGACGAAGCATCACTTTTTGCCTACGAACTTGCAGAAATGTATTCAAGGTATGCTGCTAAAATGGGCTGGTCATGGAAAATAAATTATGAATCTCAAAGTGAGGCAGGAGGTTACAAAGAAGCATCATTTGAAATTAATGGTACAGATGCCTATCGCATGCTCCGCTATGAGACAGGCGTTCATCGCGTGCAGCGTGTTCCTGGAACAGAGAAGAATGGCCGCATCCATACCTCAACAGCATCAGTTGCAGTGCTCCCCATACGAAAGAAAACCAAAATTGAAATTAATCCGGTTGATCTTGATATGGAATATTCGCGTTCAGGTGGGGCTGGTGGACAGAATGTCAACAAAGTTGAAACTGCAGTGCGACTTATTCACAAGCCAACTGGCATCGATGTGCGTTCTACTTCAGAGCGAAGCCAATTGAAAAATCGTGAGAAGGCTATGTCGATATTGATTGCAAAGCTCCAGCAGCTCAAAGACGAAGAAGAAGCCAAGACGTATTCTAGCGAGCGCAAGAACCAAATCGGTACAGGGGATAGAAGCGAAAAAATTCGGACGTATAATTTCCCACAAGACCGTGTGACTGATCACCGGATCAAGCAATCATGGTCTAATATTCCTGGTATCATGCTTGGTAATATGGATAAAATTGTCGCAGCACTTGAGTCTGGAACAGTTGGAACTGATGAGGAATAG
- the rpmE gene encoding 50S ribosomal protein L31, with protein MKKDIHPKYNSKAKVTCACGAVFAVGSVMDEITVEICSQCHPFYTGNEKVLDTAGRVDKFKKRAALKK; from the coding sequence ATGAAAAAAGATATTCACCCAAAATATAACTCTAAGGCAAAAGTCACCTGCGCATGTGGGGCAGTTTTTGCTGTAGGTTCAGTCATGGATGAAATTACTGTTGAAATCTGCAGTCAATGTCATCCATTTTATACTGGCAACGAAAAAGTACTTGATACGGCAGGTCGCGTTGATAAATTCAAGAAGCGCGCAGCACTTAAGAAATAA
- a CDS encoding lytic murein transglycosylase encodes MRSQVVQTIVSISLITIIAFGGLLTLPRSLTATDLSDAQAQEAALEAQLAALEAEIAQKTTELNAQKGQSASINNDIKILTTQIDKAKLDIKSKNLVITKLSGEITNKTKTIATLDTKLNHTKDSLAQLMRKTNEIDDATFVHVMLTNESISDFYTDVDTFASIKESIKTSIDNISHVKNETLTEKEVLSQKQDQELDAKAQIESAKHKVEVSQNEKEELLSVSKSKEKTYQTILADRQKKAAQIRSALFALRDTSAIPFGDALKYAEIAEKATGIRPAFLLAILTQESNLGVDVGSCYLADKVTGAGIKVKSGAAVLKVMKPTRDVAPFIAITTELGRDPMKTRVSCPFTFGYGGAMGPAQFIPSTWMLLKGRISTATGHNPPDPWSPNDAFMASAIYLSDLGADAQTYSAERTAACRYYGGGSSCTSTTAPYGNQVMAKAKKIQETMIDPLEGL; translated from the coding sequence ATGCGTTCTCAAGTAGTGCAAACCATAGTCAGTATAAGTTTAATCACCATTATTGCCTTTGGTGGGCTTTTGACTTTGCCGCGTAGTCTTACAGCTACTGATCTTTCTGATGCCCAGGCTCAAGAGGCAGCACTGGAGGCTCAGCTGGCAGCACTAGAGGCAGAAATTGCTCAAAAAACTACTGAGCTTAATGCTCAAAAAGGGCAGTCTGCATCCATAAATAATGATATTAAAATACTCACAACACAGATTGATAAAGCGAAACTCGATATTAAATCAAAGAATTTGGTTATTACGAAGCTCAGTGGGGAAATTACAAACAAAACTAAAACTATAGCAACGCTGGATACAAAGCTTAACCATACTAAAGATTCTTTAGCCCAGCTCATGAGGAAAACCAATGAGATTGATGATGCTACCTTTGTGCATGTCATGCTCACTAACGAGTCTATTTCAGACTTTTATACTGATGTTGATACGTTTGCATCTATCAAAGAATCTATAAAGACTTCAATCGATAATATTAGCCATGTCAAAAATGAAACACTGACTGAAAAGGAAGTGTTAAGTCAGAAACAAGATCAGGAACTAGATGCCAAGGCTCAAATTGAATCTGCTAAGCATAAAGTCGAAGTATCTCAGAATGAAAAGGAAGAATTACTTTCAGTGAGTAAGAGTAAAGAAAAAACCTATCAAACTATATTAGCTGATCGCCAAAAGAAAGCAGCTCAAATTAGAAGTGCACTGTTTGCTCTTCGTGATACCTCTGCGATTCCGTTTGGTGATGCACTTAAATATGCTGAAATTGCAGAAAAGGCAACGGGCATTCGTCCTGCATTCCTACTAGCAATTTTGACTCAGGAATCAAATCTGGGGGTTGATGTGGGATCTTGTTATTTAGCAGATAAAGTAACAGGCGCTGGTATAAAAGTAAAATCAGGCGCAGCAGTTCTTAAAGTCATGAAACCTACGAGAGATGTTGCTCCATTTATAGCAATTACAACAGAACTTGGTCGCGATCCAATGAAAACACGAGTATCATGTCCATTTACTTTTGGGTACGGTGGTGCTATGGGGCCCGCTCAATTTATTCCTTCCACATGGATGCTTTTGAAAGGGCGCATAAGTACAGCAACAGGGCATAATCCTCCTGATCCATGGTCTCCAAATGATGCATTCATGGCGTCTGCTATATATCTTTCTGATCTTGGTGCTGATGCGCAAACATATTCAGCCGAGAGAACAGCAGCTTGTAGGTATTATGGTGGTGGTTCATCTTGTACATCAACGACAGCTCCTTATGGTAATCAAGTTATGGCAAAAGCTAAAAAAATCCAAGAAACCATGATCGATCCGCTTGAAGGACTATAA
- a CDS encoding 50S ribosomal protein L25, translated as MFTLQVSKRAKNDNVDAMRKGEIIPAVFYGFNKETTSISVDAKAFKKVWKGAGESSQVTLETPDGNVETIIHDLQFDPVTGNPIHVDFLAIDTNKAITVDVPLEFDGVSEAVKGGLGNLVKVLHEVSISALPKDLPHALHIDISSLSIVGDQIHIKNIAVPPGVTIINEVEEVVALIAAMVEEKEEEAPVDLSTIEVEKKGKKEEDAVASEETAPAA; from the coding sequence ATGTTTACCCTACAAGTATCAAAACGAGCAAAAAATGATAACGTTGACGCAATGAGAAAAGGCGAGATTATTCCTGCCGTTTTTTATGGTTTTAACAAAGAAACAACATCTATCAGTGTTGACGCAAAAGCGTTTAAGAAAGTCTGGAAAGGAGCTGGGGAATCAAGTCAAGTAACTCTCGAGACGCCAGATGGCAACGTTGAGACGATTATCCATGATTTACAATTTGATCCAGTCACAGGCAACCCAATCCATGTAGATTTTCTTGCCATTGATACAAATAAAGCTATTACGGTTGATGTGCCACTTGAATTCGACGGTGTGTCAGAGGCGGTCAAAGGCGGACTCGGTAATTTGGTTAAAGTGCTCCATGAAGTTTCTATCAGTGCCTTGCCGAAAGATTTGCCACATGCGCTCCATATTGACATCAGTTCACTTAGCATTGTTGGTGATCAAATCCATATAAAAAATATTGCTGTACCGCCTGGAGTAACAATTATAAATGAGGTAGAAGAAGTTGTTGCCTTAATTGCAGCGATGGTTGAAGAAAAGGAGGAAGAAGCACCTGTTGATTTGAGTACAATTGAAGTAGAAAAGAAAGGTAAAAAAGAAGAGGATGCGGTTGCCTCAGAAGAGACAGCACCAGCAGCTTAA
- a CDS encoding FAD-binding oxidoreductase: MSDSMKEEIKKFFKGDSDDSDTTLTTYSHDASLLEVRPELVLFPRDSSDIQNLVQWVNLNKEKYPKLSITARSAGTCMSGGPLNESIILDFTRYMNRVVEVASTQQTKMQPLFPGSHEVILSGKAVVQPGCYYRDFEIETLKKNLLLPCYTASKSINAIGGMVGNNSGGELTLRYGKTEDYVESLKVILSDGHEYTFGPITRRELYAKIAQVDLEGKVYKELYALIKDNQSVIDAARPMVSKNSAGYYLWNILKKGPTEMEDTFDIAKLIVGSQGTLGIVTEITLGLIEKPAVSKLVVVFLKELTHLGTIVDEILETKPQSLESYDDKTFKLGMKFFKDFIKVKGIFGIIKFGLSFIPEFFMLLTGGAPKLILLVEYAGADESEIQKKSEALLKRIAHFGFPMRITKNEHEASKYWNMRRDSFALLRKHVQGRHTAPFIDDIIVRPEFLPEFLPKLQSYLDRYTDVIYTIAGHAGNGNFHIIPLMDFNDPKTKDIIFSLSDEVYALVAKYQGSITAEHNDGLIRTPFLRGMYGDQVVALFESTKRIFDPKYIFNPNKKVGTTREYMSAHFIGPDHPKAHHSS, encoded by the coding sequence ATCTCGGATAGTATGAAAGAAGAGATAAAGAAATTTTTTAAAGGTGATAGTGATGATAGTGATACAACACTAACTACCTATTCGCATGATGCGAGTTTGTTGGAAGTGCGGCCTGAACTTGTACTTTTTCCAAGAGATTCATCTGATATTCAAAATCTCGTGCAGTGGGTAAATCTCAATAAAGAAAAATATCCTAAACTCTCTATTACAGCGCGTTCAGCAGGTACCTGTATGTCAGGAGGTCCGTTGAACGAATCCATTATCTTGGATTTTACTAGATACATGAATCGCGTTGTAGAAGTGGCGTCAACACAGCAGACTAAAATGCAGCCACTTTTCCCTGGAAGTCATGAGGTAATATTGTCAGGTAAAGCTGTAGTACAACCTGGATGTTACTATAGAGATTTTGAAATCGAAACCTTAAAAAAGAATTTACTTTTACCGTGTTATACAGCATCAAAATCTATCAATGCGATCGGCGGCATGGTTGGTAATAATTCTGGCGGGGAACTAACTCTTCGATATGGCAAGACTGAAGACTATGTGGAGTCACTTAAAGTCATACTTAGTGATGGGCATGAATATACCTTTGGTCCGATAACCAGACGTGAACTATATGCCAAAATCGCACAGGTAGATCTCGAAGGCAAAGTCTACAAAGAACTCTACGCGCTTATCAAAGACAATCAATCTGTTATTGATGCAGCGAGACCTATGGTGTCCAAGAATTCTGCTGGATACTATTTATGGAATATTTTGAAAAAAGGACCTACAGAAATGGAGGATACATTTGATATTGCCAAACTCATTGTTGGATCCCAAGGTACGCTTGGCATTGTGACCGAGATAACGCTTGGATTGATCGAAAAACCTGCAGTATCAAAGCTTGTTGTTGTATTTCTCAAAGAACTCACTCATTTGGGAACTATTGTTGATGAAATTTTAGAAACGAAGCCTCAAAGCTTGGAATCATACGACGATAAGACGTTCAAGCTTGGTATGAAGTTTTTTAAAGATTTTATAAAAGTAAAAGGGATTTTTGGTATTATTAAATTTGGTCTATCATTTATTCCAGAATTTTTTATGCTACTTACTGGTGGCGCACCAAAGCTTATACTTTTGGTTGAGTACGCGGGAGCAGATGAAAGTGAAATACAAAAAAAATCAGAAGCATTATTGAAGCGTATCGCTCACTTTGGATTCCCAATGCGTATTACTAAAAACGAGCATGAAGCATCCAAATATTGGAATATGCGTCGGGATAGCTTTGCGCTACTAAGAAAGCATGTCCAAGGGAGACATACAGCGCCTTTTATTGATGACATCATTGTTCGTCCAGAATTTTTGCCTGAGTTTTTACCAAAGTTACAATCATACTTAGATCGCTATACAGATGTGATATATACGATCGCAGGCCATGCGGGCAATGGCAACTTCCATATTATTCCTCTTATGGATTTCAATGATCCAAAAACCAAAGATATTATTTTCTCCCTGTCTGATGAGGTGTATGCACTCGTAGCTAAGTATCAAGGTTCAATCACTGCCGAGCATAATGATGGACTTATCCGTACACCATTCCTTAGAGGTATGTATGGGGACCAAGTTGTAGCACTTTTTGAATCAACCAAGCGAATATTTGATCCAAAATACATTTTTAATCCAAATAAAAAAGTTGGAACAACGAGAGAGTATATGAGCGCTCATTTCATTGGTCCTGATCACCCAAAAGCACATCATAGTTCCTAA